One window of Microcoleus vaginatus PCC 9802 genomic DNA carries:
- the pgeF gene encoding peptidoglycan editing factor PgeF, giving the protein MTVAGDRLTNFPDSECVGQPDGISWDWQSSEGLPYLTCSLLSRWSHGFFTRDFSPRGPIDLTEVLEPGAKVYRLQQVHGNAVLKTSELSPVVALGPETAAPSYAEADGLVAERELEALWVCSADCVPVLIADDRTGLVAAVHAGWRGTAAKILPETIAQLVAQGSQLENLKIAMGPAIAGKVYQVSVEVAAELGATIAPKSAVSATADGILEFLHQLPETPVFADPEPGKVRLDVRLCNALQLQQLGIDFSQVAIAPFCTYSDSARFFSYRRDRLKKVQWSGIVSACGTSSF; this is encoded by the coding sequence ATGACTGTAGCTGGCGATCGCTTGACAAATTTTCCTGACTCTGAATGCGTCGGACAGCCTGACGGAATCAGTTGGGACTGGCAGAGTTCTGAAGGCTTGCCCTATCTGACTTGCAGCTTGCTTTCTCGCTGGTCTCACGGCTTTTTTACTCGCGATTTCTCGCCCCGGGGGCCGATCGATCTGACGGAAGTTCTCGAACCTGGAGCTAAGGTTTACCGACTCCAACAGGTACACGGCAATGCGGTACTCAAAACGAGTGAGTTGTCCCCGGTTGTGGCTCTGGGACCGGAAACTGCTGCCCCAAGCTATGCTGAGGCTGATGGCTTGGTTGCCGAGCGAGAATTGGAGGCGCTGTGGGTTTGCTCGGCTGACTGTGTGCCGGTGCTGATTGCTGACGATCGCACGGGACTCGTTGCGGCAGTTCACGCGGGTTGGCGCGGGACTGCTGCTAAGATATTACCAGAGACGATCGCTCAACTTGTGGCACAAGGCAGTCAACTAGAAAATCTGAAGATTGCTATGGGGCCGGCGATCGCTGGAAAGGTTTACCAGGTATCTGTGGAAGTAGCAGCGGAACTGGGAGCCACTATAGCTCCTAAGAGTGCCGTTAGTGCGACAGCCGACGGCATTCTAGAGTTTTTGCACCAACTGCCGGAAACGCCTGTCTTTGCCGATCCAGAACCGGGAAAGGTACGCTTGGATGTTCGCCTCTGCAATGCTTTGCAATTGCAGCAGTTGGGGATCGATTTTTCTCAAGTGGCGATCGCTCCTTTCTGTACTTATTCTGACTCGGCTCGCTTTTTTTCCTACCGCCGCGATCGACTTAAAAAAGTCCAGTGGTCGGGAATTGTGAGTGCCTGCGGGACAAGTTCCTTCTGA
- a CDS encoding molecular chaperone DnaJ, translated as MSEPTPYQLLEVDEDASFDEVQEARTRLGEQYSGDKKRLELIEAAYDAILMDRLRQRQEGKIKVPERIRFPERLTPPPASFTPSPPSGSPAWLQRLIDTPSRSDILWPAGVYVGLGGLSIYPAANDGLLQLTLALGVGSCLYFVNRKEQKFGRAVLLTVSGLVIGLLLGGFLGSLVSPAFITTEKFIALFTFLILWLVSGFLR; from the coding sequence ATGAGTGAGCCAACTCCCTATCAACTGCTTGAAGTCGATGAAGATGCTTCCTTTGATGAAGTGCAAGAGGCCCGCACGCGCCTAGGTGAGCAGTACAGCGGTGACAAGAAACGTTTGGAATTGATCGAAGCAGCTTACGACGCGATCCTCATGGATCGCCTGCGGCAGCGACAGGAAGGTAAAATTAAAGTGCCCGAACGCATCCGCTTTCCCGAGCGGCTGACTCCCCCACCGGCAAGCTTTACTCCGTCTCCTCCTAGTGGCAGCCCAGCTTGGTTGCAGCGGCTAATCGATACTCCTAGTCGATCGGACATTTTGTGGCCGGCTGGAGTGTATGTGGGGTTAGGCGGACTGAGTATTTATCCGGCGGCTAATGATGGTTTACTACAGTTGACTCTGGCTCTTGGGGTCGGCTCTTGTCTTTATTTTGTTAATCGCAAGGAACAAAAATTTGGTCGGGCTGTGCTGCTGACTGTGTCTGGCTTGGTTATAGGCTTGTTGCTGGGAGGCTTTTTGGGTTCTTTGGTCAGTCCGGCATTTATAACAACAGAGAAATTTATCGCTTTGTTTACGTTTTTAATTCTGTGGCTGGTCAGCGGTTTTCTGCGATAG
- a CDS encoding HAD family hydrolase has product MLRLITDFDGPIMDVSDRYYRVYQYCLAETKRSDQAVRELPKAEFWDMKRARVPETEIAILSGLDADQARDFAQKRRQTVHTLPYMIYDQPVSGAVETLEKVQRAGVDLAVLTMRRVRELDEAFNRCNLGQFFPENRRYCLPNDYVKTGDVKDKPLLMARALAELPPASDIWMVGDTEADIVSAKTHGVKVIGVLCGIRDRTQLEKHQPDLIANNLSEAVEIILGHKN; this is encoded by the coding sequence ATGCTGAGACTTATTACCGACTTTGACGGCCCGATCATGGACGTGTCCGATCGCTACTACCGAGTTTACCAGTATTGTCTCGCCGAGACTAAGCGTTCGGACCAAGCAGTGCGCGAACTCCCCAAAGCCGAGTTTTGGGACATGAAGCGCGCGCGGGTTCCCGAAACCGAAATTGCCATCCTCTCAGGATTAGATGCAGATCAAGCCCGCGATTTTGCCCAGAAACGCCGTCAAACCGTTCACACGCTCCCTTACATGATTTACGATCAACCAGTGTCCGGCGCTGTGGAAACGCTCGAAAAGGTGCAGCGCGCTGGAGTAGACTTAGCGGTCCTGACCATGCGCCGCGTCAGGGAACTAGACGAAGCCTTCAACCGCTGTAATTTAGGGCAATTTTTCCCAGAAAACCGCCGCTATTGCCTCCCCAACGATTACGTTAAAACCGGGGATGTCAAAGATAAGCCCCTGTTGATGGCAAGAGCTCTCGCCGAACTGCCGCCGGCTTCTGACATTTGGATGGTTGGCGATACGGAGGCCGACATTGTATCAGCAAAAACGCACGGTGTCAAGGTAATTGGTGTTTTGTGCGGAATTCGCGATCGCACCCAACTAGAAAAGCACCAACCGGATTTAATTGCCAACAATTTGAGCGAAGCAGTGGAGATTATCTTAGGTCACAAAAATTAG
- a CDS encoding diguanylate cyclase codes for MLYNNEMLPTLTVESSPRSINILLYKLLSLRRIEYLTVDRELKIKEISLKVQDFAYIHEEVGEGKDVRDSFPELIGIEGLLEDIFEERQQDCQLKSISRVLEDGSYLYLNLYIFGYKGQANADRLIILCEDVTDSIGSQPTMLQAANKTSMKGEHVAAAGDYIDKIINSLGDVLFVTGTSGQIKKLNQAAQQLFGYTESELIGQSISMITAEEELLRKVSQLPPALKSEYWPQVKVACQTKIGLKVIVAFSCSTFETTTGSPDADREVIQDFVYIGKDITKQQRIKKCQEAQYAVTHILSESSSLDSATPKILQAICQSFGWDFGELWTPAEVEKETRLGEEIKSEKDPLWCLPLSCPIEETPCWRRVAVWQAAEEVRQFAENYQQITLAAGEGLPGAVSRSGSTQWITDLVGDRNFVRSRLAEEAGLRSGFGFPIHARSQVVGVMTFFCREELPPDQDLLQIIAVVSSQLGEFVKRKYAEKELQEAEASIRFLYEQEKRQSEELARQNLALEQAKLELQAANMELQRLASVDGLTQIPNRRCFDKKLELEWQLMEREKESLSLILCDIDFFKLYNDHYGHQGGDECLKQVAEILASKAQRAGDLAARYGGEEFAVILSRTDVQGAKQIAEAIRSDLKAAAIFHAASKVSNFITLSMGIATTVPATGLSIEELIGQADRALYRAKLEGRDRIVDLDLKIEFQRPKGVFSDDCERS; via the coding sequence ATGCTCTACAATAACGAGATGCTTCCCACATTAACTGTAGAGAGCAGCCCCAGAAGTATTAATATTCTTCTTTATAAGCTGTTATCCTTACGCAGGATTGAATACCTCACAGTCGATCGGGAACTTAAGATTAAAGAAATATCTTTGAAAGTACAAGATTTTGCCTACATTCATGAGGAAGTAGGCGAAGGAAAAGACGTGCGCGATAGTTTTCCAGAACTGATCGGAATTGAAGGACTCCTTGAAGATATTTTTGAAGAAAGACAGCAAGATTGTCAGTTAAAATCAATTAGCCGAGTTCTCGAAGACGGATCTTATTTGTATCTAAACTTGTACATATTTGGTTATAAGGGACAAGCGAATGCTGACAGATTGATTATTTTATGCGAAGATGTGACAGATAGCATTGGATCTCAGCCAACCATGCTTCAGGCTGCCAACAAAACAAGTATGAAAGGCGAGCACGTAGCTGCTGCTGGCGATTATATTGACAAAATTATTAATTCCCTAGGCGATGTTTTGTTCGTAACAGGAACATCGGGCCAAATCAAAAAACTGAATCAAGCTGCACAGCAATTATTTGGATATACCGAATCAGAATTAATCGGCCAATCCATATCCATGATTACGGCTGAGGAGGAATTGTTACGCAAAGTCAGCCAGCTACCTCCTGCACTTAAAAGCGAATATTGGCCTCAAGTAAAAGTAGCTTGCCAAACGAAAATAGGTTTAAAGGTGATTGTTGCGTTTTCATGCTCTACTTTCGAGACAACCACAGGAAGCCCGGATGCAGATAGGGAGGTTATACAAGATTTTGTTTATATCGGCAAAGACATTACCAAGCAACAACGCATAAAAAAGTGTCAAGAAGCACAGTATGCTGTTACTCATATCCTGTCAGAATCAAGTTCTCTAGATAGCGCAACTCCGAAAATTTTGCAAGCTATTTGCCAAAGTTTTGGGTGGGATTTTGGCGAACTTTGGACGCCTGCAGAGGTGGAGAAAGAAACTAGATTGGGTGAGGAAATAAAATCTGAAAAAGATCCGCTTTGGTGCTTGCCGCTTTCCTGTCCGATCGAGGAAACTCCTTGTTGGCGGCGGGTAGCAGTTTGGCAGGCAGCGGAGGAAGTTAGGCAGTTTGCCGAAAACTATCAGCAGATTACTTTGGCTGCGGGTGAGGGTTTGCCGGGAGCGGTTTCCAGAAGCGGTTCTACGCAGTGGATTACTGATCTTGTGGGCGATCGCAATTTCGTGCGATCGCGCTTGGCCGAGGAAGCGGGACTGCGATCGGGATTCGGTTTCCCCATTCACGCTAGGAGCCAAGTTGTAGGAGTAATGACTTTTTTTTGCCGGGAAGAACTGCCACCGGATCAAGATTTACTTCAGATCATAGCTGTGGTAAGTTCTCAATTAGGGGAATTTGTCAAGCGCAAATATGCAGAGAAAGAATTGCAAGAAGCTGAAGCTTCAATCCGATTCTTGTACGAACAAGAAAAACGCCAAAGTGAAGAATTAGCTCGGCAAAATTTAGCTTTAGAACAAGCCAAATTAGAATTACAAGCAGCTAACATGGAATTGCAGCGCCTCGCTTCGGTGGATGGATTGACTCAAATTCCCAACCGCCGCTGTTTTGACAAAAAATTGGAGTTAGAATGGCAGTTGATGGAGCGAGAAAAAGAGTCGCTGTCTTTAATTTTGTGCGATATCGATTTTTTCAAACTTTACAACGATCATTACGGGCATCAAGGAGGCGACGAATGTTTAAAACAAGTAGCCGAGATTTTAGCTAGCAAGGCTCAGCGGGCAGGAGATTTAGCCGCCCGCTACGGTGGCGAAGAATTTGCGGTAATTTTGTCGCGAACTGATGTGCAAGGAGCAAAGCAGATAGCTGAAGCAATTCGCAGCGATTTGAAAGCAGCGGCAATTTTTCATGCTGCTTCCAAGGTAAGTAATTTTATAACTCTTAGTATGGGTATCGCTACTACGGTACCTGCTACTGGTTTATCGATTGAGGAGTTAATTGGACAGGCTGATCGAGCGCTGTATCGAGCTAAACTAGAAGGGCGCGATCGTATAGTTGACCTAGACTTGAAAATAGAATTTCAGCGCCCGAAAGGAGTATTTTCTGATGATTGTGAGAGAAGCTAA
- a CDS encoding GNAT family N-acetyltransferase: MIVREAKIADAPAIARVNLDTWRTAYRKIVPTAYLAQLSYEKGESRWQEILTNVKNTGVFVCVAENDSGQIVGFAAGGCERTGKYIYKGELFAIYILEEYQRQGIGRQLVRTVATKLAELSLNSMLVWVLGDNSAYKFYEFLGGEKVDEQQTSRAGVALKEIAYGWKDIAVLINTAV, encoded by the coding sequence ATGATTGTGAGAGAAGCTAAAATCGCTGATGCACCTGCAATCGCACGGGTTAATCTAGATACTTGGCGGACAGCTTACCGAAAAATTGTACCCACAGCTTACCTCGCGCAACTGTCCTATGAAAAAGGAGAAAGCCGTTGGCAAGAAATCCTGACAAACGTCAAAAATACTGGGGTTTTTGTCTGCGTTGCTGAGAATGACTCGGGACAAATTGTGGGTTTTGCTGCGGGTGGTTGTGAGCGCACCGGCAAATATATATATAAAGGAGAATTATTTGCCATCTATATTTTGGAGGAATATCAGCGTCAAGGAATCGGACGGCAACTCGTGAGAACAGTTGCCACAAAATTGGCAGAATTAAGTTTGAACTCGATGCTAGTTTGGGTACTAGGAGACAATTCAGCCTATAAATTTTATGAATTCTTAGGAGGTGAAAAAGTAGACGAACAGCAAACAAGTAGAGCCGGAGTTGCACTCAAAGAAATTGCCTACGGGTGGAAAGATATCGCAGTGCTGATTAACACGGCTGTATGA
- the hppD gene encoding 4-hydroxyphenylpyruvate dioxygenase, giving the protein MEFDRIQFYVENAKVSRDWFVGKLGFQSIAGYASSHTRTEVVSSGNVCFILSSPLTPASPAASWLKFHPPGIADVGFRVKNIELAVARAAAEGAKILEPIQEDLNAGGYFKRAKISGWGDLSHTLVERISSHSLLSASDKRPLFTRIDHVVLNVESGDLSSAVSWYQKILNFQPQQNFDIQTEKSALRSQVMVHAEGGVQFPINEPASANSQIQEFLSANRGPGIQHMALQTNNIVAVVADLRSCGLPFLPVPPTYYSELQQRQNYLPADWQAIAACQVLADWQEDTPAAMLLQIFTQPIFAEPTFFLEIIERRVSLVNGKQVQAGGFGAGNFRALFEAIEREQMKRGSLIDD; this is encoded by the coding sequence ATGGAGTTCGATCGCATTCAATTTTACGTTGAAAACGCTAAAGTATCCCGCGACTGGTTTGTCGGCAAGTTAGGCTTTCAATCAATAGCAGGTTATGCCAGCAGCCACACTCGCACTGAAGTTGTCAGCAGCGGCAATGTATGTTTTATTTTATCTTCGCCCCTGACACCCGCTAGTCCCGCTGCTAGTTGGTTGAAGTTTCATCCTCCAGGGATTGCCGATGTAGGCTTTCGGGTAAAAAATATTGAATTAGCGGTAGCTAGAGCGGCTGCTGAAGGTGCTAAAATCCTGGAACCGATTCAAGAAGACCTAAACGCAGGAGGCTATTTTAAGCGGGCAAAAATCTCGGGCTGGGGAGATTTAAGCCATACACTCGTGGAGCGAATTAGCAGCCATTCACTGCTATCGGCTTCGGATAAGCGGCCGTTGTTTACCCGGATTGACCACGTAGTGTTAAATGTTGAATCTGGGGATTTGTCAAGTGCTGTTAGTTGGTATCAAAAAATATTAAATTTTCAACCGCAGCAAAATTTTGACATTCAGACTGAGAAATCAGCTTTGCGGAGCCAAGTTATGGTGCACGCTGAAGGTGGGGTGCAATTCCCGATTAATGAACCGGCATCAGCTAATTCTCAAATTCAAGAGTTTTTGAGCGCAAATCGGGGGCCGGGAATTCAGCACATGGCTTTGCAAACTAATAATATCGTGGCGGTTGTTGCCGATTTGCGATCGTGCGGTTTGCCTTTTCTGCCGGTTCCTCCAACATACTACTCCGAATTGCAGCAGCGGCAAAACTATTTGCCTGCGGATTGGCAAGCAATTGCAGCTTGTCAAGTGTTGGCCGATTGGCAAGAAGATACTCCCGCAGCGATGCTGCTGCAAATCTTTACCCAGCCAATTTTTGCAGAACCGACTTTCTTTTTGGAGATTATTGAGCGCCGAGTTAGTTTAGTTAATGGCAAACAGGTGCAAGCTGGAGGTTTTGGGGCGGGGAATTTTCGAGCTTTGTTTGAGGCGATAGAACGGGAACAAATGAAGAGGGGAAGTTTGATCGACGATTGA
- a CDS encoding SDR family oxidoreductase translates to MQDKVVVVVGATGGIGSAVARKLADAGARLVLAARDSSKLDALASELSATEVLCVPTDITDLPQVETLMHKAVEHFGQIDALVNAAGAGILKQWNKLEPADLDAMLDLNLKGSFYTSQAAANVMKERKSGHICNVIGILGKHSMAMGTAYCASKFGVVGFSKCMADELRRYGIKFTLFYFGGVDSPFWDNVSLKVDRSKMLSTETAANAIMFALSADPQAVPMEINIQPESHLFF, encoded by the coding sequence ATGCAGGACAAAGTTGTGGTTGTGGTGGGTGCAACTGGCGGCATCGGTTCAGCAGTGGCCCGCAAACTCGCTGATGCGGGTGCGAGGCTAGTGCTCGCCGCCAGAGACAGCAGTAAATTAGACGCTTTAGCTAGCGAACTTTCGGCAACAGAGGTACTCTGCGTACCCACAGATATCACCGATTTGCCCCAAGTCGAGACGCTGATGCACAAAGCTGTGGAACATTTCGGACAAATTGATGCCCTCGTAAACGCCGCCGGTGCCGGAATTCTCAAGCAGTGGAACAAGTTAGAACCCGCTGATTTAGATGCAATGCTTGACTTGAACTTAAAAGGCAGTTTTTACACGTCTCAAGCAGCGGCGAATGTGATGAAAGAGCGCAAATCCGGCCACATTTGCAATGTCATCGGGATTTTGGGCAAGCATTCGATGGCGATGGGAACGGCTTATTGCGCTTCAAAGTTTGGGGTAGTTGGTTTCAGCAAGTGCATGGCAGATGAACTGCGACGCTACGGCATTAAGTTTACGCTATTCTATTTTGGCGGGGTGGATTCTCCGTTTTGGGATAATGTGAGTTTGAAGGTAGACAGGTCAAAAATGCTGAGTACCGAAACTGCCGCCAATGCGATTATGTTTGCTCTTTCGGCTGACCCGCAAGCTGTGCCGATGGAGATTAATATTCAGCCGGAAAGTCATTTGTTCTTTTAG
- a CDS encoding NYN domain-containing protein — protein sequence MPDRTPLLATQESLAFSAISRYIAQTLITIQEQHPEWIAEKYRKTPWAKPEFQSVLIGKLTKSFTVASDTDSLLLTAKKYLQILLVPEFVNSPQFSKLSVKIQQLAQSQTAPAKSQNSVSSKPPTPTTHQTNSLPIGIAILLLDVENLQLTIETEKFLEGICHYPIQIKVAFANWRSMGKKDAEFHQRGYQLIHVPPGKDSADLKMATVGASIFVHYPTAKEIFVCSSDRALTHLSNTLQAHGLTVFQVRKQIDKILVLNSKTGQMETHSLVTIPEITPLEQLVIQLKELIKKEQKRTSTQWIKVSTVAALFRENYGLVLNQVVAHHLLGTKTRDIFLKYPTDFVLHKPSEVSQTYVTLFEVRLSPPPPILSQEILNNHQTAPATLTDINSLEDLERALVKIVGDLTGNSRENSVFLSNVGSEFHRQYGKQITQIIKDFNLGRKFTKFLQSCASLQLKKAEKGWQVSLN from the coding sequence ATGCCCGATCGAACCCCCTTGCTGGCGACTCAAGAATCTCTCGCATTCAGCGCCATCAGTCGCTATATAGCTCAAACCCTAATTACCATTCAGGAACAGCATCCCGAATGGATAGCTGAAAAATACAGGAAAACCCCCTGGGCCAAACCTGAGTTTCAGTCAGTTTTGATTGGAAAATTGACAAAAAGTTTCACAGTAGCCAGCGATACAGATTCCCTGCTGCTGACTGCGAAAAAATACCTACAAATTCTGCTGGTTCCAGAATTCGTTAATTCACCTCAATTCAGCAAATTATCGGTCAAAATTCAGCAGCTAGCCCAATCTCAAACAGCACCCGCTAAATCACAAAACTCAGTTTCCTCAAAACCTCCCACTCCCACCACCCATCAAACAAATTCGCTTCCAATCGGCATTGCTATCTTGCTGCTAGATGTCGAAAACTTGCAACTCACCATCGAAACCGAAAAATTCCTAGAGGGAATTTGCCACTATCCAATCCAAATCAAAGTCGCCTTTGCCAACTGGCGCAGCATGGGCAAAAAAGATGCGGAATTTCACCAGCGCGGCTATCAACTAATTCACGTCCCCCCCGGCAAAGACAGTGCAGACTTAAAAATGGCTACAGTCGGCGCCTCGATTTTCGTACATTATCCCACAGCCAAAGAGATTTTTGTCTGTTCGTCCGATCGCGCCCTCACTCACCTCAGCAATACACTGCAAGCCCACGGACTAACCGTATTTCAAGTCCGCAAACAAATAGATAAAATCCTAGTTTTAAACAGCAAAACCGGACAAATGGAAACCCATTCCCTTGTAACCATACCGGAAATTACACCCCTCGAACAATTAGTTATTCAACTAAAAGAATTAATCAAAAAAGAGCAAAAACGCACCTCAACTCAGTGGATCAAAGTTTCCACTGTTGCAGCTTTATTTAGGGAAAATTACGGCTTAGTCCTCAATCAAGTTGTTGCTCATCATTTGCTCGGTACTAAAACCCGGGATATCTTTCTTAAATATCCCACCGATTTTGTCCTCCACAAACCCTCAGAAGTTTCTCAAACTTATGTCACTCTTTTTGAAGTAAGATTATCGCCCCCACCGCCAATACTTAGCCAAGAAATTCTGAATAACCACCAGACAGCACCTGCGACTTTGACAGATATTAATTCTCTGGAAGACTTGGAAAGAGCTCTTGTCAAAATCGTTGGCGACTTAACCGGCAACTCTCGTGAAAATTCTGTATTTCTCTCCAATGTAGGCAGCGAATTTCACAGACAATACGGCAAACAAATTACCCAAATAATTAAAGATTTTAATCTCGGTAGGAAATTTACTAAGTTTTTGCAATCCTGCGCTTCTCTCCAGCTAAAAAAAGCCGAAAAAGGCTGGCAAGTTTCCCTCAATTAA
- a CDS encoding amino acid permease, with protein MSSPLLKRELGVFGATLMGLGSILGTGVFVSIGIAAEVAGPGVILAVGIAALVAVCNGLNSAQLAANHPVSGGTYEYGYKYLNPWLGFTAGWMFLLAKTASAATAALGFAGYFLNAFGVADRTYLILTALVALAVLTLIVLTGIRRSNIANTAIVSVTLLSLAVFVAVGLPEVRWEMPALQNDSSIGSILQATALMFVAYSGYARITTMSEEVREPRETIPKAIIFTLVLTMMLYVGVAIVIAGAPGGDKLSLQTGGTTAPLEVIARSFPIRGVSQLLAVGAITAMLGVLLNLILGLSRIWLAMGRRLDMPRVLARLNPSGTTPYVAVVVVEVTIALLILVGDVKTTWSFSAFSVLIYYAITNLAALQLSPAERLYPQWLAWVGLGNCLFLAFWVEREIWLTGLALIAAGLIWRAIVRLPARN; from the coding sequence ATGTCTTCACCGCTTCTTAAGCGAGAGTTAGGTGTTTTCGGCGCAACTCTCATGGGCTTGGGCTCAATCCTCGGTACCGGAGTATTTGTGAGTATCGGGATTGCGGCGGAAGTTGCAGGGCCGGGAGTGATTTTGGCTGTAGGTATTGCGGCTTTAGTGGCTGTTTGCAATGGTCTTAACAGCGCTCAATTAGCGGCAAATCATCCTGTTAGCGGCGGTACTTATGAATATGGCTACAAATATCTCAATCCTTGGCTGGGGTTCACTGCGGGCTGGATGTTTCTGTTGGCGAAAACGGCTTCTGCGGCTACTGCTGCTTTAGGTTTTGCGGGGTATTTTTTAAATGCCTTTGGTGTAGCCGATCGCACTTACCTGATCCTAACAGCTTTAGTCGCCCTCGCCGTTCTCACTTTAATTGTATTGACGGGAATTAGGCGATCGAATATTGCCAATACTGCCATAGTCTCAGTTACACTTCTATCCTTAGCGGTGTTTGTTGCTGTCGGTTTGCCAGAGGTAAGGTGGGAAATGCCCGCCCTACAGAATGATAGCTCGATCGGCTCCATCCTCCAAGCCACCGCCCTGATGTTTGTCGCTTATAGCGGTTACGCCCGCATCACCACAATGAGCGAGGAAGTGCGGGAACCCAGGGAAACGATTCCTAAAGCCATAATTTTTACTTTGGTGCTGACAATGATGCTTTACGTGGGGGTAGCAATAGTTATCGCGGGCGCCCCGGGAGGCGATAAATTGTCTTTACAAACAGGCGGTACGACTGCACCCCTGGAAGTCATCGCCCGCAGTTTCCCAATTCGAGGAGTTTCTCAACTGCTAGCCGTCGGCGCAATTACCGCTATGTTGGGAGTCTTGCTGAACTTAATTTTAGGGCTCTCGCGCATCTGGCTGGCGATGGGGCGGCGCTTGGATATGCCGAGAGTCTTGGCGCGGCTGAATCCTTCGGGGACAACTCCCTACGTGGCTGTGGTGGTGGTGGAAGTTACGATCGCACTTTTAATCCTCGTCGGCGATGTCAAAACCACTTGGTCGTTCAGTGCTTTTAGTGTTTTGATATATTACGCTATCACCAACCTCGCCGCGCTGCAACTTTCCCCCGCCGAAAGGCTTTATCCGCAGTGGTTGGCTTGGGTGGGTTTGGGGAATTGTCTGTTTCTGGCTTTCTGGGTGGAGAGGGAAATTTGGCTGACAGGATTGGCATTAATTGCCGCCGGTTTAATTTGGCGGGCGATCGTCCGACTCCCGGCCAGAAACTAG
- the pstB gene encoding phosphate ABC transporter ATP-binding protein: MKPKANLKAENYTDKFPENATPEIDLNAMPALRVQDLSFYYGTHKVLENLSMNIPHPQITAIIGPSGCGKSTFLKALNRIGELEGKVQIKGKVEFFGQDIYSQKVNINSLRRQIGMVFQRPNPFPLSIYDNIAYGVRIFGRKSKAELDEIVESALKSAALWNEVKDDLKKSAQGISGGQQQRLCIARALAVKPKILLMDEPCSALDPISTMKIEELFQTLRQQLTVVIVTHNMQQAARVSDYTAFFNTDESRIGRLVEFGPTSKIFTSAGNSSTRDYIQGRFG, encoded by the coding sequence ATGAAACCTAAAGCTAACTTGAAAGCCGAAAACTATACAGATAAATTCCCAGAGAATGCCACCCCGGAAATTGACCTCAATGCAATGCCAGCACTGCGGGTTCAGGACTTGAGTTTTTATTACGGAACTCACAAAGTCTTAGAAAATTTATCGATGAATATCCCTCACCCGCAAATTACGGCGATTATTGGTCCTTCAGGTTGCGGCAAATCTACCTTTCTCAAAGCTCTCAACCGGATTGGTGAATTGGAGGGAAAGGTTCAAATTAAAGGAAAAGTAGAGTTTTTTGGACAGGATATTTACAGCCAGAAAGTAAACATTAATAGTTTGCGCCGCCAAATCGGGATGGTGTTTCAAAGACCAAATCCTTTTCCGCTGAGCATCTACGATAATATTGCTTACGGGGTGAGAATTTTTGGTCGCAAAAGCAAAGCAGAATTAGATGAAATTGTGGAATCTGCACTCAAAAGTGCGGCGCTTTGGAATGAAGTCAAAGACGATTTGAAGAAATCGGCTCAGGGGATTTCGGGGGGACAGCAGCAGCGACTTTGTATTGCTCGCGCTTTGGCTGTGAAGCCCAAAATTTTGCTGATGGATGAACCTTGTTCTGCTCTAGATCCGATTTCAACGATGAAGATTGAGGAGTTATTTCAGACTCTGCGGCAGCAGTTAACTGTTGTGATTGTGACGCACAATATGCAGCAGGCTGCTCGCGTTTCTGATTACACGGCATTTTTTAATACTGATGAAAGTCGCATCGGCCGCCTGGTTGAATTTGGGCCGACAAGTAAGATTTTTACTTCTGCGGGCAATTCGAGTACGAGAGATTACATTCAAGGCCGTTTCGGTTAA